A window of the Gossypium hirsutum isolate 1008001.06 chromosome A03, Gossypium_hirsutum_v2.1, whole genome shotgun sequence genome harbors these coding sequences:
- the LOC107886785 gene encoding early nodulin-like protein 1: MLYNGNFVLLPLYISPLPNPYFNVLRFSHIELFLVLWALGCFCCFSVAVPMGFERYLASVLIMIMLSFITSAQGYKFYVGGRDGWVVSPSENYNHWAERNRFQVNDTLFFKYKKGSDSVLLVTREDYFSCNTNNPIQSLTEGDSLFTFDRSGPFFFITGNTDNCKKGQKLIVVVMAVRHKPQQQPPSPSPSSAVTTAPVSPPTLPITETNPPVESPKSSEAPSDAVEPSPPEHGSGSFKLVCSTWLVLGFGIWVSMALGLENVVCFWC, translated from the exons ATGCTTTACAACGGTAACTTCGTCCTCCTTCCTCTTTATATATCCCCCCTTCCAAACCCCTACTTCAATGTGCTTCGATTCTCTCATATAGAGCTGTTTTTGGTTCTTTGGGCTTTGGGTTGTTTTTGTTGTTTCAGTGTTGCAGTTCCAATGGGGTTCGAAAGGTATCTTGCTAGTGTGTTGATAATGATAATGCTGTCTTTTATCACTTCAGCACAGGGTTATAAGTTCTATGTTGGTGGTAGAGATGGTTGGGTTGTTAGTCCTTCTGAGAACTACAATCATTGGGCTGAAAGGAATAGATTCCAAGTCAATGATACTCTCT TTTTCAAGTACAAGAAAGGGTCAGATTCGGTGCTGTTGGTAACAAGAGAAGATTACTTCTCATGCAACACCAATAACCCAATTCAGTCTTTAACAGAAGGTGATTCACTCTTTACATTTGATCGGTCGGGTCCCTTCTTTTTCATCACCGGTAACACTGACAATTGCAAGAAAGGGCAAAAGCTCATCGTCGTGGTCATGGCTGTAAGACACAAACCCCAGCAACAACCTCCTTCACCTTCTCCCTCATCTGCTGTGACAACAGCGCCGGTTTCTCCACCAACATTACCCATTACTGAGACTAACCCTCCTGTTGAGTCACCAAAGAGCAGTGAGGCTCCATCTGATGCTGTGGAACCATCTCCGCCGGAGCACGGATCGGGTTCATTCAAACTAGTATGTTCTACCTGGCTGGTGTTGGGTTTCGGCATTTGGGTCAGCATGGCCTTGGGGCTCGAAAATGTAGTTTGTTTTTGGTGCTGA